The DNA window CGCGAGCTCGGCGCCGGTCTGGCGGTGCAGCCAGGTCTCCGCGCGTTCCCAGTCGACGTCGGCGAAGGCCTTGAGCCGGTCGTGGCCGCTGCGCAGCAGGGTGAGCAGGGTGCCGGCCAGGGACAGCTCGGCGCGGTGGAAGGGCGGCAGGTAGACGGCGGGGACGGTGTTGTCGCCGGCGGGGACGTCCTCGCCCACGACGCCCTCGGCCGCGGCCAGCTCCTGCAGGCAGGTGGCCACCAGGTCGGGGGGCACGTCGAGGATCTTGACGGCGTCGGCGGTGAGGTTGGGGGCGGGCAGGTAGCAGTGGCCGTCGTCGGCGGCCTGGGACAGGGTGTAGCGCAGGCCGGCCTTGACCCGTTCGGGGCTGTCGTGGGGGATGCCGACGGCCTGGGCGATGGTGTCGGCGGTCTTGAAGCCGATGCCCCAGACCTCGTCGGCCAGCTTGTAGGGCTGGGTGCGCACGACGGAGATGGACGACTCGCCGTACTGCTTGAAGATGCGCACCGCGATGGAGGTCGACACGCCGACGCCCTGAAGGAAGATCATCACCTCTTTGATGATCTTCTGTTCCTCCCAGGCGGCGGCGATCATCCTGGTGCGCTTGGGCCCGAGGCCGGGAACCTCGACGAGGCGTTCCGGCTGCTGCTCGATGACGTCGAGGGTGCCGGTGCCGAAGTGGTCGACGATCCGCTCGGCCATCTTGGGGCCGATGCCCTTGATGAGGCCCGAGCCCAGATAGCGGCGGATGCCCTGCACGGTGGCAGGCAGCACGGTGGAGTAGGACCACACCTCGAACTGGCGGCCGTAGCGGGGATGGGAGGTCCAGCGCCCCTGCAGCCGCAGCGACTCCCCGACCTGCGCGCCGAGCAGGGGGCCGACGACGGTCAGCAGGTCGGCACCGGTGCGCTCGGTGGCGACGCGGGCGATCGTGTAGCCGGTCTCCTCATTGGCGTAGGTGATGCGTTCGAGGACGGCGTCCAGCGTCGATCCGACGGGACGGTCGTCGTCGCCAGACTTCACGCGAAACCCCTCTCCTGCCGGTGATGGTGGCCAGAGTAGAGCAGGCGGCCGACAGGGGCGGAAGCGGAGCGTCTGTTCTGGTGGGGGCGCGTCGGCAAGTGGCTGCAGTTCGCCGGGGGGCTGGTCGCGCTCCTGGACCTGGTCGATCCGGAGAAGCTGCGGGCCTCGGCGCGCAGGGCGGGCAGGAAGGCCGCCGGGTTACGCGGGCTGCTGCAGGCGAGCCGCTATCTCGCGGAGCTCGCCGCCCTGGAGAGGGCCGTCTACGAGCGGACGGTCCGCTATCCGTACGAGTCGTGGCGAGGCCAGGGGCTCGCGTACGTCGATCCCGGGACGCCGCCCGCGACCTTCGGGCGGGGGCACTTCCCGCTCGCCGCGTATCTGCGGATGAAGGAGGCGTTCGTCAGGGAGCGGAGCGCCTCCTGCGGGGCCGGGTGCGGCCAGGGCGAGCCGCATCCGTGGCTGTGCGGCGGGGTGGTGGTCACGGGCGGCTGGGCGGTGTGGGCACTGACGGCGAGCCCGGTGTGGACGTGGATCGCCGGGGTGGTGCTCGTCCTGGTCCTGTCCGGGGGTGGTGAGCCGTTCTGGCTGGAGAGGTCGGGGCTGTGGCTCAGGTACCGGGTCTCGGTCCTCGTACGGTCGGCGCTCGCGGACGTCCTGCACAGTGCGCGGCCCGGCCATCTGCTGCGGTGGGCGGGGTTCGCGCTGTTGTTCGCCGGTTTTCACCTGGATCTTCTCGCGTCGTGAGCGGACCCTGACAAGACGGAACGGATCGTCTCACGACGTGGTACGATCCGGCGCATGGCCAAGCAGCCCGACCCCGCCCGCCGCAGCCAGCGCTCCCGGCAGGCCATCCTCACCGCCGCCCGCGAGCTGGTCTCCGAACTGGGATACGCCAAGCTGAGCATCGAGGCCATCGCGGCCCGGGCGGGCGTCGGCAAGCAGACCATCTACCGCTGGTGGCCCTCCAAGGGCGCGGTGGTCCTGGACGCGTTCCTCGCGCTCAGCGAGGGCGGGCCCGAGCGGGACCTCGCGCTGCCCGACACCGGGGACCTGGAGGCCGACCTCAAGACGGTGATGCGGGCGACGGTGGCCGAGTTCGCCGACCCGGCGTTCGAGGCGCCGGTCCGCGCGCTCAACACCGAGATCATCAACGACCCGGCGCTGGCCGCGCAGTACCGCGAGAAACTGGCCGGCCCGGTGGACGAGGCCAAGAAGGACCGGCTGCGCAGCGCGCAACGGGCCGGGCAGCTCGCCGCCGACGCCGACCTCGACCTGGCGCTCGAACTGCTGTACGCCCCCCTCTACCAGCGCTGGCTGCTGCGCTCCGGCCCGCTCACCCCGCACTACGCCGACGCCCTCGTCGACGCCCTGCTCAAAGCCATGCGGCCGGACCCGGGCCCGCGCTGAGAGGCGGAGGTCAGCCGAGGTCGCCGAGGACCGCGTCCAGGACCTTGGTCAGCGCCTCGGCGTTGCCCGGGTCGAACCAGGTGGTGCGGACCCGTTCGTTGAGGCCGTTCGGGGTCTCGTGGTCGGCGGCGAGCCGCTGCAGGGAACGGGTCTCGTCCCCCAGCGAACGGCCGGCCGCCTGGAACAGGCCGCGGACGTAACGCTCGGCCTCGTCGGGGGCGATGCCGTGGCCGGCCGCCCACGTCGCGAGCGTCCCCAGGAACGCGTAGTGGGTCGTGAGCGTGCCGGTCAGCGCGGACATGACGTTGAAGGCCGCCTCGTCCGCGGCCGGCAGCGCCTCCCCGAGGCGGCCGAAGAAGGCGTCCACGACCGGGTGCGACGGGTACGTCACGGTCACGCAGCGGCGTTCACGCACCGGAGGAAGCGGGATGGCCCGCACCACCGGCGCGCCGGTGCCCAGGATCGCGCGCAGGTCGGCGACGGCGACGCCGGCCACCACGCTGACCACGACCGTGCCGTCGTCCACCCTCAGACCGGCGAGCGCGTCGTGGACGTCAGGGCGGCGCACGGCGAGGATCACCAGGTCGGAGCGGTCAACCACCTCCTGGTTGCCGGCGCACACCTCGACGTTGGCGTAGCGTCCGGACAGCTCGGCGGCCGCGCGGGCGCCGCGCGGCGACAGGTGGACGCGCGGCGGATCCTCGACGCCGTCGCTCAGGCCGTCCACGACGGCCCCGCCGATCTCGCCGACGCCGATGATCCCGATGTGCTGCACGAAGGCTCCTTCTTGGCTGGTCACGGGCCGCTCATGGGTGACCGCTGTCGAACATACCGTTCGACGCCGAGGACCTTGACGAGGACGGCAGCCAGGACCTTGCCGGGGCCGTCATGCACGTCGCCAACAGCGCGCAGTTCCTGCCCGGCGCCGGCCGGTTGACGACGTCGTGCAGGCGCGGCGCCCGTTACGGCGAGGGAGGGTGAGGCCACGTGCGCTATTCGACGACCCTGGAGCCGAGCCGCCGTGGTAGCGCCGATCGGTCCCACCCGCATCACGTCCAGCAGCGCCACCACCTCCGAGTACGGGGGTCAGCCTGCTCCCCCGCCAGAGGAGACGGCACCATCGTCATCCGCCCTGCGGCCAGAACCCGGCCCGGCTGCGGCTCGGATCACGAAGCGGCGTGTCCCGGCGCACCCGTGGGCGTCGCCGAAGGGAGTCAGCCGACCTCCGGTGCGGCCAGATGATTCAGCGTGGGCGGCCGAGTGCCACCTCGGCCAGATCCGTCCATTCATCGACCGAGGAGTGCGGCACGACCACCCAGTCCTTCACCTCCCGGCCCTTCCCCATGGGGTCGAACAGGGACGCCCCGGGCAACTGAAGCGCGGCCGCGTGTTCGGGCGTGTCCCTGACCAGCCTGAACACCATCGCGCCGTCACGCTGCAAACTCGCGAACACCTTCCCCGCTTGGTCTTTGAGCGCGGGACGCCCCATCATTCTGGACCGCTGCACACCCAGGTCGGCCAACTCGGCTCCGACCTGCTTGAAATCCTCTTCCGCGCCCAACTGCGATCGTCCTTTTCGTGGTGTGCTTTCGCGTCATGCCGTGCGATCAACGCCGCTGGCCGATCAGGCGTGAGGCCGATCCGGCGGCGAGGTTGACGTGCCTTGCCGCGACGCCCGGCATCACGGGGCCGTGCGGCGTTACCCTGTCGCGGTTCAGCTTGATCATCCTGTGCATCATTCCAGACCTGTTGGCCTGAATTCCCCTGGCTCCGGCCGGCCGCCACTCAGTTGATCAGTGGGTACGGCGGCGCGTCGGCCTCGCCGGCGCTCTCCTCACGGCGTTCGGCGCCGGCCGGATCCGAGGGGGCGCCCCAGTGCTTCTCGGTCTGGCGCCAGCCCGGCGAAGGGCTGTCCGGGTCGCCGCGCCGTCCTGATCGCTCATGTACATGACAAAAGGCGATCATCACGTACAGGAGAGTAGATGTCATGGATGGGCTCGCCAGCCGGCCGGACCGATGGCGCGCGATGCGCATGGACCGCATCAAGCCCCACACGCCCACGCACCCCCCTCGACCGGGCTCAGCCGTCCTCGCCTGGCCCGCCTCCACCGTCGCCCGCTTCGCCCCAGGCGGATCAACAGTCGAGTACCACACCGAGACCACGTGCCGCCTCACCCTCGGCACATGGTCATACCGCCGCTAAGCGGCGGCGCGAATGTTCATGGCGGCGAAGCTACCCATGCTGTCACCCTGACCGACGGCACCAGCGGGATCGTTTCGTGGACAGGCGTGAAGTTCCGGGTCAGCAGAGGGAGCACGGTGCCGGTGCGGGCGGCGCCGCCAGTGACCTGCGGCTGGGACACGGCGGTCCAGGCGCACACGATGGGCACATGCCGAAATGATGGCTGTCGGGCGTACATAGGCAGAGGTGTCCCTGTAAATGATCCGATGAGGAGACCTGCCATGGGAACCGCCCGTGGATGACGAGCGGCGGGCCAAGTTCGAGGCCGCCTACCACCAGGCCTACGGCCTGATCACGGCCTACGCCGCGCGCCGCTGCGACTCGCCGCAGGACGCCGCCGACGTGGTGGCCGAGACGTTCACCGTCGCCTGGCGGCGGGTGGCGGAGCTGCCGGACGGCGCGGAGGCCACGCCCTGGCTGTACGGGGTGGCGCGCAAGGTGCTGGCCAACCACTTCCGGGGCGACAACCGCCGCCGGGCACGCACCGCCGAGCTCGACGCCGAGATGGCCGACCTGTACGGCCACTCCCCCGACACCGAGGTCGAGCTGGACGCGATCGGCCGGGCGTTCAGGAGCCTGCCCGAGGAGGACCGGGAGCTGCTGTCCCTGGTCGCCTGGGAGGGCCTGGGCCGTGAGGAGATCGCCACGGCGCTGGGGCTGTCGCGCAACGCCGTACGCATCAGGCTGCACCGCGCCCGCAGGCGCCTGGCCCGCGCCTTGGCCCGTTCGGGCGAGCGCGCGGACGAGCGGCCGGGCGCGGGCACCCCGCTGGTCCCGTCGGAGAGGTCGCTGTGAGGAGCATGATGAACAACGCAGACGAGATCACCGACGACACCGGCGGCCTCGCCGCGATCAGGCGGCTGGCCAGGGTCGAGCCCGGCGGCCGGGGCGGCGAGCCGTCCGGCGCGGCCGGACGGGCGCTGCTGGCCGCGATCACCGCGCAGGAGCCGTCGCCGGCGCCGGCGGCCCGGCGCCGGCGGTCGCTGAGGCGGCCCGCGTTCGGGCTGGCGGTCGCGGTCGGGGTGGCCGCGGGCGTCATCGCCGTACCGATCGCGCTGCGCGACGGCGCGCCCAGCTCCTACGCCGTCACCCTGGACGACGGGACCGTCACCATCCAGATCCGCGACTTCGACGACGCCGCCGGGCTGGAACGGCGGCTGAAGGAGCTGAAGGTGCCCGCGACGGTCGATCACGTGCCCGAGGGCATGATGTGCAGGGAACCGCGCGGCAGGCTCGTGGAGAACATCCCGCGGGGCCTGTACAGCGTGCCGGAGAACATCCCCGGCGAGGCGGAGGGCTGGCAGATGCGGATCAACACGAAGCTGTTCGGGCCCGGCCAGACGTTCGTGTGGACCATCAGCGGCAAGGGCGGCACGACCACGACGTACCTGATGGAAGGCCCGGTGGCGGCCTGCGAGCCCGTGCCCGCGCCCGCCCCGCGGCTCGTCAAGCCGGAGTTCCGCGTCGCGACGGTGGAGGGACGGTCGCTGGCGGGCCTGCGCGTGGACGAGAAGACCGTCGGAGAGGTTCTGCCCGAATTGCACAGGCGCGGCAAGAAGGTCGTCTTCGCGATCATCTCCGTGCCGCCGGGCAACCCCGGCGGGTACGGCATCGACCGCACCCAGGACGAGCCCGTCGGCGACGGCTTCGTCGTGTGGGAGGCCGAGGAGAACGCGAAGGGGGTGATCAGG is part of the Nonomuraea coxensis DSM 45129 genome and encodes:
- a CDS encoding TetR/AcrR family transcriptional regulator — translated: MAKQPDPARRSQRSRQAILTAARELVSELGYAKLSIEAIAARAGVGKQTIYRWWPSKGAVVLDAFLALSEGGPERDLALPDTGDLEADLKTVMRATVAEFADPAFEAPVRALNTEIINDPALAAQYREKLAGPVDEAKKDRLRSAQRAGQLAADADLDLALELLYAPLYQRWLLRSGPLTPHYADALVDALLKAMRPDPGPR
- a CDS encoding pyrroline-5-carboxylate reductase, whose translation is MQHIGIIGVGEIGGAVVDGLSDGVEDPPRVHLSPRGARAAAELSGRYANVEVCAGNQEVVDRSDLVILAVRRPDVHDALAGLRVDDGTVVVSVVAGVAVADLRAILGTGAPVVRAIPLPPVRERRCVTVTYPSHPVVDAFFGRLGEALPAADEAAFNVMSALTGTLTTHYAFLGTLATWAAGHGIAPDEAERYVRGLFQAAGRSLGDETRSLQRLAADHETPNGLNERVRTTWFDPGNAEALTKVLDAVLGDLG
- a CDS encoding RNA polymerase sigma factor translates to MDDERRAKFEAAYHQAYGLITAYAARRCDSPQDAADVVAETFTVAWRRVAELPDGAEATPWLYGVARKVLANHFRGDNRRRARTAELDAEMADLYGHSPDTEVELDAIGRAFRSLPEEDRELLSLVAWEGLGREEIATALGLSRNAVRIRLHRARRRLARALARSGERADERPGAGTPLVPSERSL